In the Gemmatimonadaceae bacterium genome, one interval contains:
- a CDS encoding helix-turn-helix domain-containing protein codes for MDALLRTLAGPWTMYVVWVLRSEGPTRFGVLKRRIEGISARVLAERLRLLEAEGFVKRDYEPTVPPQVTYSLTPRAHALNPALDQLNALAVKWYAQPTSPGARKPRRSPTRATRGAKGSLRNPS; via the coding sequence ATGGACGCTCTGCTGAGAACGCTCGCGGGGCCGTGGACCATGTACGTCGTCTGGGTTCTTCGTTCTGAAGGACCCACGCGCTTCGGCGTTCTGAAACGCCGGATCGAAGGCATTTCCGCTCGAGTGCTCGCCGAACGACTGCGGTTGCTCGAGGCCGAGGGCTTCGTGAAGCGGGATTACGAGCCGACGGTGCCGCCGCAAGTCACGTACAGCCTGACTCCGCGCGCGCACGCCTTGAACCCGGCCCTCGATCAGCTCAACGCGCTGGCCGTGAAGTGGTATGCTCAGCCAACGTCGCCCGGTGCGCGGAAACCGCGACGCTCGCCAACTCGTGCCACCAGGGGGGCCAAGGGCTCGCTGCGCAACCCGAGTTGA
- a CDS encoding ATP-binding protein: MASLLLFPRFVAKRLEEALSDTPVVLLHGPRQSGKTTLARMVGDPMGFNYLTFDDEVARAGAEADPSGFIAGLATRTVLDEVQRVPSIFTAIKSAVDRNRAPGRFLLTGSANVLLVPKLADSLAGRMEILRLPPLAESEIEGTRSHFIDELFAGTIRRQPRQRLAGELSERIARGGYPAAVVRSTAHRRAAWYRDYVEAIVQRDVRDLARIASLDVLPRLMALAASQTARLLNISDLAGPFQLSRPTIRDYVTLLERAFLLEELPPWHSNRLSRLIKTPKLHMSDTGLCCSLLGISAADLSDTRDILGQLLETFVFQELRRQASWRNDEIRFYHFRDKDGAEVDVVLERGAREIAGIEVKASATVKPSDFRGLRKLAAVSGKRFVGGVVFYDGEVTVGFGDRMYAVPIRVLWENS, from the coding sequence ATGGCCTCCCTCCTTCTCTTTCCCCGCTTCGTCGCGAAGCGCCTCGAAGAGGCCCTGAGCGATACTCCGGTAGTCCTGCTACACGGCCCCAGGCAGTCCGGGAAAACCACGCTTGCGAGAATGGTTGGAGACCCGATGGGCTTCAATTATCTCACGTTCGATGACGAGGTAGCGCGAGCGGGAGCAGAAGCGGACCCGAGTGGATTTATCGCCGGTCTGGCAACCCGGACCGTACTCGATGAAGTGCAGCGTGTGCCGTCGATATTCACGGCGATCAAATCAGCCGTGGACCGCAACAGAGCACCCGGACGCTTCCTTCTGACCGGCTCTGCAAACGTACTCCTCGTGCCGAAGCTCGCCGATTCGCTCGCTGGCAGAATGGAGATTCTGCGGCTTCCTCCGCTCGCTGAATCGGAGATTGAAGGAACGCGATCCCATTTTATCGACGAACTCTTTGCCGGGACGATCAGACGCCAGCCGCGCCAACGGCTTGCCGGCGAGCTCTCGGAACGCATCGCGAGAGGCGGCTATCCGGCGGCGGTGGTACGCTCCACCGCTCACCGCCGGGCCGCGTGGTACAGGGACTACGTCGAGGCGATAGTCCAGCGCGACGTCCGCGATCTCGCGCGAATCGCATCACTCGACGTGCTTCCCCGGTTGATGGCGCTCGCGGCATCTCAGACCGCAAGGCTGTTGAACATCAGCGATCTGGCGGGTCCATTTCAGCTGAGCCGTCCGACCATCCGGGATTACGTCACCCTGCTGGAGAGGGCTTTCCTGCTTGAAGAGCTCCCGCCGTGGCACAGCAACCGGTTGAGCCGGCTTATCAAGACGCCAAAGCTTCACATGAGCGATACAGGGCTTTGCTGCTCGCTACTCGGCATCAGCGCAGCGGATCTGTCGGACACCCGCGACATATTGGGTCAGCTGCTTGAGACCTTTGTCTTTCAGGAGCTGAGGCGCCAGGCGAGCTGGCGCAACGATGAGATCCGTTTCTATCATTTCCGCGACAAGGACGGTGCTGAAGTCGACGTGGTGCTCGAGCGGGGAGCGCGGGAAATCGCCGGAATCGAAGTCAAGGCATCAGCCACGGTTAAACCGTCTGACTTCAGAGGCCTTCGAAAGCTGGCCGCAGTTTCGGGGAAGCGGTTCGTGGGCGGGGTCGTGTTTTATGACGGTGAAGTAACTGTGGGATTCGGTGATCGCATGTACGCGGTTCCGATCAGGGTACTCTGGGAGAATTCGTGA
- a CDS encoding CocE/NonD family hydrolase, whose product MPDKTEFFSQGARLRAEVWRPARSPAPAVIVTGSWTTVKEQMPAKYAPLLADAGFVAMTFDFGGFGESEGGPREVESPRRKSEDIRNAVTFLRTMPGVDAERIGAVSICASSGYVASAMLDEPQRRSVAMVAPWLHNAEIVQTMYGGEDAVKQRISEALAARATYAKSGVVEYVTAASNSDSSAAMFLPGDALDYYLNPRRGAIPEWVGRFGLMAWKELLEFDPIALAPHIAAPIRIITSEQSATPGGARQFEAGLRGRHDSVWIEGTQFDFYDNPKTVTSAAQSAIEHLQSTL is encoded by the coding sequence ATGCCAGACAAAACAGAGTTCTTCAGCCAGGGCGCAAGGCTGCGCGCAGAAGTATGGCGGCCTGCCCGGAGCCCGGCGCCCGCGGTAATCGTCACAGGGTCGTGGACTACCGTCAAGGAACAGATGCCGGCGAAGTACGCGCCACTGCTTGCCGACGCCGGCTTCGTTGCCATGACGTTCGACTTCGGTGGGTTCGGCGAAAGCGAAGGCGGTCCGCGGGAGGTTGAATCGCCCCGCAGGAAGTCGGAAGACATCCGCAACGCGGTCACCTTCCTGCGCACCATGCCCGGCGTCGATGCTGAACGCATTGGAGCGGTTTCGATCTGTGCGAGCTCCGGGTACGTGGCCTCGGCCATGCTGGACGAGCCACAGAGAAGGAGCGTCGCCATGGTCGCACCGTGGCTGCACAACGCCGAGATCGTACAGACGATGTACGGTGGCGAGGATGCCGTGAAGCAACGAATTTCCGAGGCGCTCGCCGCGCGCGCGACGTACGCGAAGTCGGGTGTCGTCGAATACGTGACTGCGGCAAGCAATTCCGACTCGAGCGCCGCGATGTTCTTGCCCGGTGACGCACTCGACTACTACCTGAATCCGCGGCGCGGAGCCATTCCCGAATGGGTTGGCCGCTTCGGCCTCATGGCCTGGAAGGAATTGCTGGAGTTCGATCCGATCGCGCTTGCGCCACACATTGCCGCACCCATACGCATCATCACGAGCGAGCAGAGCGCGACGCCCGGTGGCGCTCGGCAATTCGAGGCCGGCCTTCGCGGTCGTCACGATAGCGTGTGGATCGAGGGCACTCAGTTCGACTTCTACGACAATCCGAAGACGGTGACGTCAGCTGCGCAGAGCGCAATCGAACACCTCCAATCGACACTGTAA
- a CDS encoding AraC family transcriptional regulator: protein MKDLSDISTRPSPAIPMIALDGCRIERVLDAGVEIVEALPRNRAFADHLTESFGICLKFGPDHDVVSTGRRLRYPRDTICVRAPGTVWSTRATGHVGFLAIDIEPDLLPDGGLLGEMRFVPPAALPNLHRSVSVLRSDAGVLQKQTVITDLINAVITSGLVTSPGLEPISGAHAVDRARDMLTSAIEKPPSLQELAAAVGTNRFVLLREFRRRVGLPPHAYVIRLRVDRARALLARGEGITTVAYQLGFADQSHLSRVFKRIVGLSPGAYRRQARSFVDRSISFTT from the coding sequence ATGAAGGACCTTTCCGATATTTCTACGCGTCCCTCTCCGGCGATCCCGATGATTGCCCTGGACGGCTGTCGGATCGAGCGCGTCCTCGATGCCGGCGTAGAGATCGTCGAAGCGCTACCGAGAAACCGCGCGTTTGCCGATCACCTCACCGAGAGCTTCGGAATCTGCCTGAAGTTCGGACCCGACCACGACGTGGTTTCGACCGGACGCCGGCTCCGCTACCCTCGCGACACGATCTGTGTTCGTGCACCGGGAACGGTCTGGTCAACACGCGCGACAGGGCACGTTGGGTTTCTCGCGATCGATATCGAGCCAGATTTGCTTCCGGACGGCGGCCTGCTCGGCGAAATGCGTTTCGTCCCACCAGCGGCATTGCCCAATCTCCACCGCAGTGTATCCGTGCTTCGCTCGGATGCCGGCGTGCTCCAGAAGCAGACCGTCATCACGGACTTGATCAACGCCGTCATCACCTCGGGGCTGGTAACATCGCCGGGGCTGGAACCGATTTCCGGCGCGCACGCCGTAGATCGCGCGCGGGACATGTTGACGAGTGCGATCGAAAAACCTCCATCACTTCAGGAGCTCGCCGCGGCGGTGGGAACGAACCGGTTCGTGCTGCTTCGGGAATTCCGCCGGCGGGTCGGCCTGCCACCTCATGCCTACGTTATCCGGCTGCGCGTCGATCGAGCACGTGCGCTGCTGGCCAGGGGGGAAGGCATCACCACAGTCGCCTATCAGCTTGGGTTCGCCGATCAAAGCCACCTGAGCCGCGTGTTCAAGAGAATTGTCGGACTGTCACCGGGTGCTTACAGGCGCCAGGCCCGGTCTTTTGTCGACAGGTCAATTTCGTTCACGACGTGA
- a CDS encoding DoxX family protein: MTFLLKTLQTPADPVALILRLSLGLVIFPHGAQKLIGWFGGPGLGGTIDGMQSQYGLAPSLTLLVIVAEFFGPLALAAGFLTRFSAAAIGLVMLGAMFMVHLPFGFFMNWSGAQAGEGFEYHLLALGLAIALVMRGGGAWSMDHHLTRGRPES; this comes from the coding sequence ATGACGTTCCTGCTGAAGACGCTTCAAACGCCCGCGGATCCCGTCGCGCTCATCCTGCGACTCAGCCTCGGTCTCGTGATCTTCCCCCATGGCGCGCAGAAGCTCATCGGATGGTTCGGGGGGCCGGGGCTCGGCGGCACGATCGATGGCATGCAATCACAGTACGGGCTCGCGCCCTCTCTGACGCTGCTTGTCATCGTCGCCGAGTTCTTCGGGCCGCTCGCGCTCGCAGCGGGGTTTCTCACGCGGTTTTCGGCCGCCGCCATCGGCCTCGTCATGCTCGGAGCGATGTTCATGGTGCATCTGCCCTTCGGCTTCTTCATGAACTGGTCCGGTGCGCAGGCCGGGGAAGGCTTCGAGTACCACCTCCTCGCACTTGGCCTCGCGATTGCGCTCGTCATGCGCGGCGGCGGTGCCTGGTCGATGGATCACCATTTGACGCGGGGGCGCCCTGAGTCTTGA
- a CDS encoding alkene reductase — translation MPNLLFTPVSVGPLTLPSRIVMAPMTRSRAAREHVPGQLAATYYVQRASAGLIVTEATQVSPEGVGYPDTPGIHTHAQVEGWRRITDAVHVAGGRIFLQLFHVGRISHPVFQPSGVLPVAPSAVTPEGQSYTPEGMKSFVAPRPLDLDEIPLVVAEFAAATRRARRAGFDGVELHGANGYLIDQFLRDGTNKRADAYGGSIDNRIRFLLEVVTAVANAWEPSRVGVRISPWSSFNSMADSDPRALFTRVAAVLRPAGLAYLHVVEDLGSAENPGGERLTPRLRREFGGLVIANGGYDGERAEAALASGEADLVSFAAKFLANPDLPERIRRSLPLNVPDSATFYGGTAKGYTDYPVWNDSLAGV, via the coding sequence ATGCCGAACTTGCTTTTCACTCCCGTGAGCGTAGGTCCGCTCACCCTGCCCAGCCGCATCGTCATGGCGCCGATGACCCGGAGCCGCGCGGCCCGTGAGCACGTGCCGGGTCAGCTTGCCGCCACCTATTACGTCCAGCGCGCCAGCGCCGGTCTGATCGTGACCGAGGCGACACAGGTTTCCCCGGAGGGAGTCGGATACCCCGATACGCCCGGTATCCACACGCACGCGCAGGTCGAAGGCTGGCGTCGCATCACCGACGCGGTACATGTCGCGGGCGGTCGCATCTTCCTCCAGCTGTTCCACGTCGGACGTATCTCGCACCCAGTTTTCCAGCCGTCCGGAGTTCTGCCGGTTGCTCCATCCGCGGTGACACCGGAGGGCCAGAGCTACACTCCCGAGGGGATGAAGTCTTTCGTCGCACCACGCCCGCTCGACCTCGACGAGATCCCGCTCGTCGTCGCGGAGTTCGCGGCAGCCACGCGGCGGGCCCGGCGCGCGGGTTTCGACGGTGTCGAGTTGCACGGCGCGAACGGCTACCTCATCGATCAGTTCCTTCGCGATGGCACCAACAAGCGCGCTGATGCCTACGGCGGCTCCATCGACAACCGCATCCGATTTCTGCTCGAGGTCGTCACCGCGGTGGCCAATGCGTGGGAACCCTCGCGCGTCGGCGTGCGCATCTCTCCCTGGTCTAGCTTCAACAGCATGGCAGACTCGGACCCACGCGCGTTGTTCACGCGGGTCGCGGCGGTGCTTCGTCCCGCCGGGCTGGCCTACCTGCACGTCGTGGAAGACCTGGGCAGCGCTGAGAACCCCGGTGGCGAGCGCCTGACGCCGCGACTGCGCAGGGAGTTCGGCGGGCTTGTCATCGCCAACGGCGGTTACGACGGCGAGCGTGCGGAGGCAGCACTGGCGTCCGGCGAAGCGGACCTCGTCTCCTTCGCTGCAAAGTTTCTGGCGAATCCCGATCTCCCGGAACGGATCCGTCGAAGTCTTCCGCTCAACGTGCCGGACAGCGCGACCTTCTACGGCGGCACCGCGAAGGGATACACGGACTACCCGGTGTGGAACGATTCGCTGGCGGGCGTATGA
- the gltS gene encoding sodium/glutamate symporter, producing the protein MLKLDLIETVAFAGIALFAGYALRKYIPALGRYNLPAPVLGGLLVAVVALIARTRGVTLVEFDTTLQSPLMIAFFTSVGFAAGISLLRHGGPLVLRFLLLASVFAVLQNVVGMAIASLFGLHPLFGVLVGSVTLTGGPATGLAFAPLFEQAGVVGAASIAVAAAMAGIVCGGLVGGPVATLLIRRHRLHGTAGAQPTPPVEKTVLSELVEGTTDGSISLAAEADEPDGFAALKNLVAVLVAMWAGGWVSDGFAALGFTLPRYIGAMLVAAAIRNLDDATGWIGLSQRVIAEFGAVVLALFLVMALMTLRLWELAGLAIPLLTILAAQVVLVAAVCVWPVFQVMGRNYESAVMTGGFVGFMLGTTANAMAVMRTLVERYGAAPVAFLVAPLVGAFFIDFTNAIIITLFLNLLS; encoded by the coding sequence GTGCTGAAGCTCGATCTTATCGAAACAGTTGCCTTTGCGGGCATCGCGCTGTTCGCCGGATATGCGCTGCGCAAATACATTCCGGCCCTCGGCCGCTATAACCTTCCGGCACCTGTACTTGGCGGATTGCTGGTCGCTGTAGTTGCGCTGATCGCGCGCACGCGCGGCGTTACGCTCGTTGAGTTCGATACGACGCTACAGAGTCCCCTCATGATCGCGTTCTTCACCAGCGTCGGCTTTGCGGCAGGGATTTCGCTGCTCAGGCATGGCGGTCCGCTGGTGCTGCGGTTCCTGCTTCTCGCGTCGGTGTTTGCCGTCCTGCAAAACGTCGTCGGAATGGCGATTGCTTCCCTCTTCGGCCTCCATCCTCTGTTCGGCGTGCTGGTCGGTTCCGTCACGTTGACCGGTGGTCCCGCCACCGGCCTCGCGTTCGCCCCGCTGTTCGAACAAGCGGGTGTCGTCGGCGCTGCTTCGATCGCTGTCGCCGCCGCAATGGCAGGCATCGTTTGCGGTGGTCTCGTCGGAGGCCCGGTCGCAACGTTGTTGATTCGACGCCATCGTCTGCACGGAACCGCCGGTGCGCAGCCCACGCCGCCAGTGGAGAAAACCGTGCTCAGCGAGCTCGTCGAAGGGACAACCGATGGGAGCATCAGTCTGGCGGCCGAGGCAGACGAGCCCGACGGTTTCGCGGCGCTGAAGAATCTTGTCGCAGTGCTCGTCGCGATGTGGGCCGGCGGATGGGTAAGCGATGGCTTCGCCGCGCTCGGGTTCACGTTGCCCCGGTACATCGGCGCGATGCTGGTCGCGGCCGCGATTCGCAATCTCGACGACGCGACCGGCTGGATTGGCCTGTCGCAGCGAGTCATCGCAGAGTTCGGCGCCGTGGTGCTTGCGCTGTTCCTCGTTATGGCGCTGATGACGCTGCGTCTCTGGGAGCTCGCCGGCCTCGCGATTCCGCTGCTCACCATTCTTGCCGCGCAGGTCGTGCTCGTTGCCGCGGTTTGCGTATGGCCGGTCTTCCAGGTCATGGGCCGCAACTACGAGTCGGCGGTCATGACCGGAGGGTTTGTGGGTTTCATGCTTGGCACCACGGCGAACGCGATGGCCGTGATGCGCACGCTGGTCGAGCGTTACGGCGCGGCTCCCGTGGCCTTTCTCGTCGCGCCGCTGGTTGGCGCGTTCTTCATCGACTTCACCAACGCGATCATCATCACGTTGTTTCTGAACCTGCTGAGTTGA
- a CDS encoding alpha/beta fold hydrolase, with protein sequence MSTKVTRQSRTIELAGAEVPSILLLPHAAHPVPAVLLLHAYSSTKERLADSMGRALAARGIGSLAIDLPLHGSRDDAIIHEARTNPLELMRHWKMALAEAAAALTWLGAHDAIDAQHLSIAGYSLGSYIALQTAASDERVVSVIVAAAGDLPATPWTGMVRMFADPLRSARLLQGRPLLMLHGRSDRTIPSHQAERLYDAATEPKELRWYNSGHLLPAEAADDAAAWLAGKSGGIR encoded by the coding sequence ATGTCAACCAAAGTGACCCGTCAGTCGCGGACGATCGAGCTCGCCGGCGCCGAAGTGCCTTCGATCCTGTTGCTCCCTCATGCCGCGCACCCTGTCCCCGCTGTACTGCTTCTGCACGCATACAGCTCAACGAAAGAGCGGCTCGCCGACTCGATGGGACGTGCGCTTGCCGCGCGCGGGATAGGGAGCCTTGCCATTGACCTGCCGCTGCACGGTTCACGCGATGATGCAATCATCCACGAAGCACGCACCAACCCGCTCGAGCTTATGCGGCACTGGAAAATGGCTCTTGCCGAAGCCGCGGCTGCCTTGACCTGGCTCGGCGCGCATGATGCGATTGACGCGCAGCACCTGAGTATTGCGGGGTATTCGCTGGGGAGCTACATCGCGTTGCAAACCGCGGCTTCAGATGAGCGTGTCGTGTCGGTAATCGTCGCGGCCGCTGGAGATCTGCCGGCAACGCCGTGGACAGGAATGGTGCGTATGTTCGCAGATCCACTGAGGTCCGCAAGGTTGTTGCAGGGGCGTCCACTGCTCATGCTGCACGGTCGATCCGATCGCACCATTCCATCGCACCAGGCAGAGCGTCTCTACGATGCCGCGACTGAACCCAAGGAGTTGCGCTGGTATAATTCCGGACACCTGCTTCCTGCCGAGGCCGCGGACGATGCAGCTGCCTGGCTGGCGGGCAAATCGGGAGGCATCCGCTGA
- a CDS encoding nuclear transport factor 2 family protein: protein MTDNQRDLEAVRVTVGSVAHHIDSKRWTELRSLYARDVETDYTSLLGGTPQRQTGDALIAGWRGALEKVATQHLLGPIEAHIDGSIARARCHVRALHHARGVPGGEQWEVLGHYVFDLSREASGWKITRMKLETLLQTGNVKLLSEASAIRE from the coding sequence ATGACAGATAATCAGAGAGACCTTGAGGCTGTCCGAGTAACCGTCGGATCGGTAGCCCATCACATCGATTCAAAGCGCTGGACCGAGCTCCGAAGTCTCTACGCCCGTGACGTGGAGACGGATTACACGTCGTTGCTTGGCGGCACTCCGCAGCGACAGACCGGGGATGCGCTGATTGCCGGCTGGCGCGGCGCGCTTGAGAAGGTCGCAACACAGCACCTACTCGGACCCATCGAGGCACACATCGATGGGTCCATCGCGAGGGCGAGGTGTCACGTTCGCGCGCTCCATCATGCCCGCGGGGTGCCGGGAGGCGAGCAATGGGAAGTGCTCGGCCACTACGTGTTCGATCTGTCTCGCGAAGCGTCGGGCTGGAAGATCACGCGTATGAAGCTCGAGACGCTGCTTCAGACCGGGAACGTCAAGCTGCTTTCCGAGGCTTCCGCTATCAGGGAATAG